The Bifidobacterium eulemuris genome includes a window with the following:
- a CDS encoding response regulator — protein MSEEQRIRVVIADDQELVRAGFAMVIGSQNDMVVVGQARDGAEAVALAERMRPDVVLMDVRMPGMDGLEATRRITALTSAAGDSDSSPMADMTGPATPSDDTVRQTRVIILTTFDLDEYVMSAINAGASGFLLKDTEPETLLGSIRTVFNGNAIIAPSATKRLIEKMMQDGYAGSHDSTAAAAEAARGYATAIPGVGGETTGYYTDPELDDLTDREREVLIEIAHGLSNQEIADKLFISLPTVKTHVAHILAKINARDRVQAVVFAYDNHLV, from the coding sequence ATGAGTGAAGAACAGCGGATTCGCGTGGTGATCGCCGATGATCAGGAGCTGGTGCGTGCCGGTTTCGCGATGGTGATCGGCTCGCAGAACGATATGGTGGTGGTCGGGCAGGCGCGTGACGGCGCCGAGGCCGTGGCTTTGGCCGAACGGATGCGCCCCGACGTGGTGCTGATGGATGTGCGCATGCCCGGCATGGATGGTTTGGAGGCCACGCGCCGCATCACCGCGCTGACTTCCGCCGCGGGCGATTCCGACTCATCCCCGATGGCGGATATGACTGGACCAGCGACGCCAAGCGATGACACCGTCCGCCAGACGCGTGTGATCATCCTGACGACCTTCGATTTGGACGAGTATGTGATGTCCGCGATCAACGCGGGCGCGTCCGGCTTCCTGCTTAAGGACACGGAACCGGAGACCCTGCTGGGTTCGATTCGCACGGTGTTCAACGGCAACGCGATCATCGCGCCTTCCGCCACCAAACGTCTCATCGAGAAGATGATGCAGGACGGCTATGCAGGGTCGCATGACTCGACCGCCGCCGCGGCCGAAGCGGCGCGAGGGTATGCGACGGCGATTCCCGGCGTCGGTGGAGAGACGACCGGCTATTACACCGATCCCGAACTCGACGATCTGACCGACCGCGAGCGCGAGGTGCTTATCGAAATCGCGCACGGCCTGAGCAACCAGGAGATCGCCGACAAACTGTTCATCTCCCTGCCCACCGTCAAAACCCATGTGGCGCATATCCTCGCCAAAATCAACGCCCGCGACCGCGTCCAAGCCGTGGTCTTCGCCTACGACAACCATCTCGTCTAG
- a CDS encoding sensor histidine kinase, with the protein MTNSMAWWRRARRWMVDNPLFMDTLSALTMMLFVGVTGASMTDGTGALFEQTPSSTAFWTIVVMVPLAFRRRWPQASALAFVALALLQLVFGPSLVLGDFSALVMLYSVIVYGDPKHTHAFLVVAAVMSVLTSVVGGFSIDAGPLFMSPPVPSARVCRSSTGAFEMTADCASTMVGEIIGFGVAITLCVVSVIVLAYWQRARLYTLRLMREREQALRASEQEEQHIAALAERARIARDMHDVVAHTLSIIIIQSDGGRYAGAHDTAVARSTMETIRHESQRALGDMRRLLTVFGWSASAGYGDIESLIDQSRTAAGDDWTLERHIVGVPAPRRLSEDASMAAYRLVQEALTNVRKYALASAGGPAARAHVRVDVVEHWEANGVTLQVLDDGRGVEAERDGHQPGYGLVGMRERVEAAGGSVAAGPRPDSRGFEVTAFLPYAPVESETSSTSAEASPTAIETSPAAVETTPNAFSSRHPDRNAPFPRHPERSETQSRDLLPIPIPLPLSAAAQVLRSEPIDQPDSLHGERFNWIERLSQWTERHYLAMDALGTLLLLALLSGTSFTSSTLLGTNSSIAGSTAYVWFVSGGTILPLMFRRRFPDAVALVVAAVSAFQLIFLPTVMFTNVFALVALYSAVLYERRHSWKRYAVISVIVSLLFGAKVWSTTVPIFSDSEAHGDFSLAYALYRLATGQRELFAGMTSYQRLMPVMYMMIVMLCCAATIAGALWSRSRGSNALVLQAREDALRAERAKQRVLAANMERDRISANIQTEVTATLTSVSARAEAGLAMLDEAAARGEEPSSEAIVSAFEAIGHQGREALARMRQLLRVLRETGFSDEAHTAEAENPELQLAPAASLDEQLRGIAETEPNTGHSTQSA; encoded by the coding sequence ATGACGAACAGCATGGCTTGGTGGCGGCGCGCGCGGCGGTGGATGGTGGACAATCCGCTGTTCATGGACACATTGAGCGCGCTGACCATGATGTTGTTCGTCGGCGTGACCGGTGCCTCAATGACCGATGGGACCGGCGCGTTGTTCGAGCAAACGCCTTCAAGCACCGCGTTCTGGACGATTGTCGTTATGGTGCCGCTGGCGTTTCGCCGACGCTGGCCGCAGGCCTCCGCGCTGGCGTTCGTCGCGTTGGCGCTGTTGCAGCTGGTGTTCGGTCCGAGTCTGGTGTTGGGCGATTTCTCCGCGCTGGTGATGTTGTATTCGGTGATTGTGTACGGCGATCCGAAGCACACGCACGCTTTTCTTGTGGTGGCGGCGGTGATGAGCGTGCTCACCTCCGTTGTGGGTGGTTTCTCGATTGACGCGGGACCGTTGTTCATGTCGCCTCCGGTTCCATCCGCTCGCGTATGCCGCTCTTCGACGGGAGCGTTCGAGATGACCGCTGATTGCGCCAGCACGATGGTCGGCGAGATCATCGGATTCGGTGTGGCGATCACGTTGTGCGTGGTTTCGGTGATTGTGCTCGCCTATTGGCAACGCGCCCGCCTGTACACGCTGCGGCTGATGCGCGAGCGCGAGCAGGCGTTGCGGGCCAGCGAGCAGGAGGAGCAGCATATCGCCGCGCTGGCGGAACGCGCGCGCATCGCCCGCGATATGCATGATGTGGTGGCGCATACGCTGTCGATCATCATCATCCAGTCGGATGGCGGTCGGTATGCGGGCGCGCATGATACGGCGGTCGCCCGCAGCACGATGGAGACGATCCGCCATGAGTCGCAGCGCGCGTTGGGTGATATGCGCCGGCTGCTCACCGTGTTCGGATGGTCGGCGAGCGCCGGCTACGGCGATATCGAGTCCCTCATCGACCAATCGCGGACGGCGGCGGGCGACGACTGGACGCTGGAGCGTCATATCGTCGGCGTTCCCGCGCCGCGGCGGCTCAGTGAGGATGCGAGCATGGCCGCATACCGTTTGGTGCAGGAGGCGCTGACCAACGTGCGCAAGTATGCGCTGGCGTCTGCGGGCGGACCGGCGGCGCGCGCCCACGTGCGGGTCGACGTCGTCGAGCATTGGGAGGCCAACGGCGTGACCTTGCAGGTGCTGGACGACGGTCGCGGCGTCGAGGCGGAGCGGGACGGCCATCAGCCCGGCTATGGTCTGGTCGGCATGCGCGAGCGCGTCGAGGCGGCCGGCGGTTCGGTGGCGGCAGGTCCACGTCCCGACTCCCGCGGTTTCGAGGTCACCGCATTCCTCCCCTACGCTCCGGTCGAATCCGAAACATCCTCGACTTCGGCTGAAGCATCTCCGACCGCCATCGAAACATCCCCGGCCGCTGTCGAAACGACTCCAAACGCTTTCTCTTCCCGTCATCCCGATCGAAACGCCCCTTTCCCTCGTCATCCCGAGCGGAGTGAAACGCAGTCGAGGGATCTTCTCCCCATTCCCATCCCCCTACCTCTTTCCGCGGCGGCCCAGGTTTTGCGCAGCGAGCCGATCGACCAGCCCGATTCGCTCCACGGCGAACGTTTCAATTGGATCGAGCGCCTGTCGCAGTGGACGGAACGCCACTATCTGGCCATGGACGCACTCGGCACATTGCTGCTGTTGGCACTGCTGTCAGGCACGTCGTTCACCTCGTCCACCTTGTTGGGCACGAACTCGAGCATTGCCGGTTCGACGGCATACGTGTGGTTCGTCAGCGGAGGCACCATTCTGCCGCTGATGTTCCGCCGTCGATTCCCCGACGCCGTGGCGTTGGTCGTGGCCGCCGTGTCGGCGTTCCAGCTGATTTTCCTGCCGACGGTGATGTTCACCAACGTATTCGCTTTGGTGGCCCTGTATTCCGCGGTGCTGTACGAGCGCAGGCACTCGTGGAAGCGGTATGCGGTCATCTCGGTGATCGTCTCCCTGCTGTTCGGTGCGAAGGTCTGGTCGACCACGGTGCCCATTTTCTCCGACTCGGAGGCTCACGGCGACTTCTCGTTGGCGTATGCGCTCTACCGGCTGGCGACGGGGCAGCGCGAACTGTTCGCCGGCATGACCTCCTATCAGCGTTTGATGCCGGTGATGTACATGATGATTGTGATGCTGTGCTGCGCGGCCACGATCGCCGGCGCGCTGTGGTCTCGTTCGCGCGGTTCGAACGCGCTGGTGCTGCAGGCGCGCGAGGATGCGTTGCGCGCCGAACGGGCCAAGCAGCGTGTGCTGGCGGCGAATATGGAACGCGACCGCATCAGCGCGAACATCCAAACCGAGGTGACGGCCACCCTCACCAGTGTGAGCGCGCGGGCCGAAGCGGGTCTGGCGATGCTGGACGAGGCGGCCGCACGCGGCGAGGAGCCGTCCAGCGAGGCGATTGTGTCGGCCTTCGAGGCGATCGGGCATCAGGGGCGCGAAGCGTTGGCCCGCATGCGTCAGCTGTTGCGCGTGCTGCGCGAGACCGGATTCAGCGACGAGGCGCATACGGCCGAGGCGGAAAATCCCGAATTGCAGCTGGCGCCCGCGGCCTCGCTGGACGAGCAGCTGCGCGGCATCGCCGAGACGGAACCGAACACGGGCCATTCCACCCAATCGGCATGA
- the proC gene encoding pyrroline-5-carboxylate reductase: MNTTIGFIGYGNMAQAIAQGWVNAGVVEAGRIVACAAHFDKLEANAAKLGVRAMRSAAEVVEASDMVVVAIKPYQIESVLGPLADALNMPGKTVVSIAAGWDLAKYQELLGEGAHVQCTIPNTPMAVGKGVLVTEIANTLTDDETAVFEALFSPISLIERVDTAHMGIAMVVAGCAPAFTDMYMEALGDAGVKYGLQRATAYRLAAKMIEGVGALYLDTETHPGAMKDAVCSPGGTTIKGVASLEESAFRGSVIKAVDAIVG; this comes from the coding sequence ATGAACACCACCATTGGATTTATCGGATACGGCAATATGGCCCAGGCCATCGCCCAAGGCTGGGTGAACGCAGGCGTGGTGGAGGCCGGACGAATCGTCGCCTGCGCCGCGCACTTCGACAAGTTGGAGGCCAACGCCGCCAAGCTCGGTGTGCGAGCGATGCGCTCCGCCGCCGAAGTGGTGGAGGCCTCCGACATGGTCGTCGTGGCCATCAAGCCCTACCAGATCGAATCGGTGCTGGGGCCGTTGGCCGATGCGCTGAATATGCCGGGCAAAACCGTGGTGTCCATCGCGGCCGGATGGGATCTGGCGAAATATCAGGAGCTGTTGGGGGAGGGCGCGCATGTGCAGTGCACGATACCGAACACGCCGATGGCCGTGGGCAAAGGCGTGCTCGTCACCGAAATCGCCAACACGCTCACCGATGACGAGACGGCGGTCTTCGAGGCATTGTTCTCGCCGATCAGCCTGATCGAGCGCGTCGATACCGCGCATATGGGCATCGCCATGGTGGTGGCCGGCTGCGCCCCCGCCTTCACCGACATGTACATGGAAGCATTGGGCGACGCCGGCGTGAAGTACGGGTTGCAGCGCGCCACCGCGTATCGTCTCGCCGCGAAGATGATCGAAGGCGTGGGCGCTTTGTACCTCGACACCGAAACACATCCTGGAGCCATGAAGGACGCGGTGTGCTCGCCGGGCGGCACCACCATCAAGGGCGTCGCTTCGCTGGAGGAAAGCGCGTTCCGCGGATCCGTTATCAAGGCCGTGGACGCCATCGTCGGATGA
- the ychF gene encoding redox-regulated ATPase YchF, with protein sequence MSLTIGIVGLPNVGKSTMFNALTRNNVLAENYPFATIEPNTGIVPLPDDRLPVLAKLVNTSKIVPATVTFVDIAGIVKGASEGEGLGNKFLANIREADAICEVVRAFENDDIVHVNGKVDPADDIETINTELILADLQTIENALPKLEKDLRGKKIEPSYLAAVQKAKEILESGRTIDEAASAGEIDKADVYDLHLMTAKPFIYVFNVDDDELSNDELKAKLAASVAPAKAIFLNAQFEADLTELDEADAREMLADAGLEESGLDQLARVGFDILGLQTFLTAGEKEVRAWQIHKGWTAPQAAGVIHTDFEKGFIKANVVSYDEFVAAEGSMAKIKEEGKLRTEGRDYVMADGDIVEFMFNVSK encoded by the coding sequence ATGTCTCTTACCATCGGAATCGTCGGACTGCCGAATGTGGGCAAGTCCACCATGTTTAACGCATTGACCCGCAACAACGTGCTCGCGGAGAACTACCCGTTCGCGACCATCGAGCCCAACACCGGCATCGTGCCCCTGCCGGACGACCGTCTGCCGGTGCTCGCCAAGCTGGTGAACACGAGCAAAATCGTGCCCGCGACCGTCACCTTCGTGGACATTGCCGGCATCGTCAAGGGTGCCTCCGAAGGCGAAGGCCTGGGCAACAAGTTCCTCGCCAACATCCGCGAGGCCGACGCGATCTGCGAGGTCGTGCGCGCCTTCGAAAACGACGACATCGTGCATGTCAACGGCAAGGTCGATCCGGCCGACGACATCGAAACCATCAACACCGAGCTGATCCTCGCCGACCTGCAGACCATCGAGAACGCGCTGCCGAAGCTTGAGAAGGACCTGCGCGGCAAGAAGATTGAGCCCTCCTATCTGGCCGCCGTGCAGAAAGCCAAGGAGATCCTCGAATCCGGGCGCACCATCGACGAGGCCGCCTCCGCGGGCGAAATCGACAAGGCCGACGTCTACGACCTGCATCTGATGACCGCCAAGCCGTTCATCTACGTGTTCAACGTGGACGACGACGAACTGTCCAACGACGAGCTCAAGGCGAAGCTCGCCGCCTCCGTGGCGCCGGCCAAGGCGATCTTCCTCAACGCGCAGTTCGAAGCCGATCTGACCGAACTTGACGAGGCGGACGCCCGCGAGATGCTCGCCGACGCGGGTCTCGAGGAATCCGGCCTTGACCAGCTGGCCCGCGTGGGCTTCGACATCCTCGGCCTGCAGACCTTCCTGACCGCGGGTGAGAAGGAGGTGCGCGCCTGGCAGATCCACAAGGGCTGGACCGCCCCGCAGGCCGCCGGCGTGATTCACACCGACTTCGAAAAGGGCTTCATCAAAGCCAATGTGGTGAGTTACGACGAGTTCGTCGCCGCCGAAGGCTCGATGGCCAAGATCAAGGAGGAAGGCAAGCTGCGTACCGAAGGCCGCGACTACGTCATGGCCGACGGCGACATCGTCGAATTCATGTTCAACGTCAGCAAGTAG
- a CDS encoding LysR family transcriptional regulator, with amino-acid sequence MFDLLQTLIAVYETGQFTMAADELKVSQSTVSSRIAQLERLVDAPLFDRHAKSDVTPTEAGRLLYESAVDICGSWRDVRDAIARNQSAHEPFTMLFSHTTAGVLLPRALATVADRLDRFDVSAHAQNSDTILEQVGLKSAQLGVVEKPIINDSVNRVTLCEDQLVLAGDPEGVWMMREHGSGVRYYTDLYCKSVGLVPGQVVEVSSNAAIAASLAGGVGQSVISKACVPHGVAIRDLGPEFTRRFYALVPRSGLTRAQHELVDQVVDALRR; translated from the coding sequence ATGTTTGATTTGTTGCAGACACTGATCGCGGTGTATGAGACCGGCCAGTTCACGATGGCCGCCGACGAGCTGAAGGTCTCGCAGTCCACGGTGTCGTCGCGCATCGCGCAATTGGAACGGCTGGTGGACGCGCCTCTGTTCGACCGACATGCGAAAAGCGACGTGACCCCCACCGAGGCGGGGCGTCTGCTCTATGAAAGCGCCGTGGATATCTGCGGGTCATGGCGCGATGTGCGCGACGCCATCGCCCGCAATCAATCCGCGCACGAGCCGTTCACCATGCTGTTCTCCCATACCACCGCAGGCGTGCTGCTTCCGCGGGCTTTGGCCACCGTCGCCGACAGACTCGACCGGTTCGACGTCTCCGCCCACGCTCAGAACTCGGACACTATCTTGGAACAGGTTGGTTTGAAATCCGCGCAACTCGGCGTGGTGGAGAAGCCGATCATCAACGATTCCGTCAATCGCGTGACCCTATGCGAGGACCAGCTGGTGCTGGCGGGGGATCCGGAGGGCGTATGGATGATGCGCGAGCATGGCTCCGGCGTGCGCTACTACACCGATCTGTACTGCAAATCCGTGGGATTGGTGCCGGGCCAGGTGGTCGAGGTTTCCAGCAATGCGGCGATCGCCGCCTCGCTGGCCGGGGGAGTCGGCCAATCCGTGATTTCGAAGGCCTGCGTGCCCCACGGCGTTGCCATCCGTGATCTTGGTCCGGAATTCACCCGGCGTTTCTATGCGCTGGTGCCACGATCCGGGTTGACCCGCGCGCAACACGAACTTGTCGATCAGGTGGTCGATGCGTTGCGGCGATGA
- a CDS encoding YeiH family protein produces MREFCTKWWKRIATTDMLFIAILTLIASFIGSWLKQFPGFSLFGALIIALLIGMVIQFPIRSFYVGSNDDRKAGVKDAAGLISNKLLRLGIILLGFKLNLEVLFTQGIKCLPIAAVIVTLVIVVTYAIARALKVNPMLAILTAGGTGICGAAAVMGLSGSITVSEEEEEEKADDEVMAVATVAIMGTVFALIEIALFPLFGLTPAQQGVAAGATLHEIAHAVAVGGAFGEEALNMATIMKLSRVLMLVFAAIIIAIWWDRKHSTVKHEGKRKVAFPYFMLGFIAASVLGTYVPFLTAISANLVDIAYIVLGMAMAALGINVNFKAIAQKGAKAVLASFIASVLLMFFGVGIAVLFF; encoded by the coding sequence ATGAGAGAATTCTGCACGAAATGGTGGAAGCGCATCGCGACCACCGATATGCTGTTCATTGCCATCCTTACGCTGATCGCGTCCTTCATCGGCTCCTGGCTCAAACAGTTCCCTGGCTTTTCGCTGTTCGGCGCGCTGATCATCGCCTTGCTTATCGGCATGGTGATCCAATTCCCGATCCGCTCCTTCTATGTGGGTTCCAATGACGACCGCAAGGCCGGTGTCAAGGACGCGGCCGGACTGATCTCCAACAAGCTGCTGCGCCTGGGCATCATCCTGCTCGGATTCAAACTCAATCTGGAGGTGCTGTTCACCCAGGGCATCAAATGCCTGCCGATCGCCGCGGTGATCGTGACGTTGGTGATCGTCGTCACCTACGCCATCGCCCGCGCGCTCAAGGTCAACCCGATGCTCGCCATCCTCACCGCCGGCGGTACCGGCATCTGCGGCGCGGCCGCCGTCATGGGTCTGTCCGGCTCCATCACCGTCTCTGAGGAGGAGGAAGAGGAGAAGGCGGATGACGAGGTTATGGCCGTCGCCACCGTCGCCATCATGGGCACCGTGTTCGCGCTGATCGAAATCGCGCTTTTCCCGCTGTTCGGTCTGACGCCCGCCCAGCAGGGTGTCGCGGCCGGCGCGACGCTGCATGAGATCGCGCATGCGGTCGCCGTCGGCGGCGCCTTCGGTGAAGAGGCGCTCAACATGGCCACCATTATGAAGCTCAGCCGTGTGCTCATGCTTGTGTTCGCCGCGATCATCATCGCCATCTGGTGGGATAGGAAGCACTCCACGGTCAAACATGAGGGCAAGCGCAAGGTCGCTTTCCCGTACTTCATGCTCGGCTTCATCGCCGCGTCCGTGCTCGGTACCTACGTGCCGTTCCTGACCGCGATCTCCGCCAATCTGGTCGACATCGCCTACATTGTGCTCGGTATGGCCATGGCCGCCCTCGGCATCAATGTGAATTTCAAGGCGATCGCGCAGAAGGGCGCCAAGGCGGTGCTCGCCAGCTTCATCGCCTCCGTGCTGCTCATGTTCTTCGGAGTGGGCATCGCGGTGCTGTTCTTCTAA
- a CDS encoding AraC family transcriptional regulator, with product MAVVEEAKLRYLDFLSREDRVRHHRYVEEMKQYDLMRSGDGAAIAESVKLWDSGLYGHVCDDPLRNAKYLFVTSITLATRFAIEGGMDEEDAYNASDLYIQDVDRCESVAEVRRMHTDMMTFFTWAMADLQKVDVHSKAVAECMDYIHYHLHERITVAMLANHVHLNPTYLSELFSKETGTSISQYVTDRRMEAAANMLRYSQYSLGEIAQILAYSSQSHFSKVFKKQMGMTPGDYRKANAQTGIWPE from the coding sequence ATGGCGGTTGTCGAAGAGGCGAAACTGCGGTATCTGGACTTCCTGAGCCGTGAGGACCGTGTGCGGCACCATCGTTACGTCGAGGAGATGAAGCAGTACGATCTGATGAGGTCGGGCGACGGCGCGGCCATCGCCGAAAGCGTGAAGCTCTGGGATTCCGGGCTGTACGGCCATGTCTGCGACGATCCGTTGCGCAATGCGAAATACCTGTTCGTCACCTCGATCACCCTCGCCACACGCTTCGCCATCGAAGGCGGCATGGACGAGGAGGACGCCTACAACGCGTCCGACCTGTACATCCAGGACGTGGACCGCTGCGAAAGCGTCGCCGAGGTACGCCGCATGCATACCGATATGATGACGTTCTTCACATGGGCGATGGCCGACCTGCAGAAGGTCGACGTGCACTCCAAAGCGGTCGCCGAATGCATGGACTACATCCACTACCACCTGCACGAGCGGATCACCGTGGCGATGCTCGCGAACCACGTGCATCTCAACCCCACGTATCTTTCCGAGCTGTTCTCCAAGGAGACCGGCACGTCGATCTCGCAGTATGTGACCGACCGGCGTATGGAGGCCGCGGCGAATATGCTCAGATACTCGCAGTACTCGCTGGGGGAGATCGCGCAGATCCTCGCCTACAGTTCGCAAAGCCACTTCAGCAAGGTGTTCAAGAAGCAGATGGGCATGACTCCCGGCGACTACCGCAAGGCCAACGCGCAGACCGGCATCTGGCCGGAATAA
- a CDS encoding histidine phosphatase family protein: protein MGMPLDLYVIRHGQSEANVIVQAGERGDNSLFTQDNVTVPDRSWRLTATGRKQADCIGRWLVAQQQLFDRYLVSPYVRTRETAATMALPKAKWEETRVLRERSWGEINTITKDEFRENYGRNWMFKATDPLYWRPPAGESIADVAEDRVHNLLTALNRKSDAESVVMVSHGDFMLALMLTLEDLSDEEFMRRADAPEWAITNCTCLHYSRRDPMTGRTHKRLRWEQTARPVLDQETGRWEVKVEPWREFQRPYLSNGDLVDVVHAVDPHLEDYAR, encoded by the coding sequence ATGGGCATGCCACTGGACCTGTATGTCATCCGTCATGGCCAATCCGAGGCGAACGTGATCGTGCAGGCGGGGGAGCGGGGCGATAACTCGCTGTTCACCCAAGACAACGTCACCGTTCCCGACCGCTCATGGCGGCTCACCGCCACCGGCCGCAAGCAGGCGGACTGCATCGGCCGTTGGCTGGTGGCGCAGCAACAGCTGTTCGACCGATATCTGGTGTCTCCCTACGTGCGCACGCGCGAGACCGCCGCCACGATGGCGCTGCCGAAAGCCAAATGGGAGGAGACCCGCGTGCTGCGCGAGCGCTCCTGGGGCGAGATCAACACCATCACCAAAGACGAATTCCGTGAGAACTACGGACGCAACTGGATGTTCAAAGCCACCGACCCGCTGTACTGGCGTCCGCCGGCGGGCGAGTCCATCGCCGACGTGGCCGAGGATCGCGTGCACAATCTGCTCACCGCGCTCAACCGCAAATCCGACGCGGAATCCGTGGTGATGGTGAGCCACGGCGACTTTATGCTTGCGCTGATGCTCACTCTGGAGGATCTTTCCGACGAGGAATTCATGCGCCGCGCGGACGCCCCCGAATGGGCGATCACCAACTGCACCTGCCTGCACTATTCGCGTCGAGATCCCATGACGGGCCGCACGCACAAGCGCCTGCGCTGGGAACAGACCGCACGTCCCGTGCTCGATCAGGAGACCGGCCGTTGGGAGGTCAAGGTCGAGCCTTGGCGCGAATTCCAGCGCCCGTACCTGTCCAACGGCGATCTGGTGGACGTGGTCCACGCCGTCGACCCCCACCTGGAGGATTACGCCCGCTAA
- a CDS encoding NAD(P)H-binding protein, which translates to MGKLILTGVDGNLGGQAADYLLEIAKPEQLIFTGYSPASLERYAAIGVETRVADFNVREGLEEVFEGGDAMALVSMPFVGVKRQRAHGNAIDAAKAAGVTKIVYTSLVNAADPTNPSVEKKDHAWTEQHIQEAGLDYIFLRNSQYAEAMITNYFTYVHTDGVLKNSQGDGLMAYISRKDCAKAVAYALCNTDLHHAIENINGPELMTIAQFIEIGNTATGNHVVYQEITDEENYQVFDAMGVPRTTDGVFQEGSEAPFSSDGMVTFAQAIREGKMDVFTDDFKKLTGDDPITVKYMFEHADEFQIGDRHSKDA; encoded by the coding sequence ATGGGCAAACTCATTCTCACGGGCGTTGATGGCAATCTTGGAGGCCAGGCCGCCGACTATCTGCTTGAGATCGCAAAACCTGAACAGCTTATTTTCACCGGATACAGCCCGGCCTCCCTCGAACGGTATGCGGCGATCGGCGTCGAAACGCGCGTCGCCGATTTCAATGTGAGGGAAGGGCTTGAGGAGGTGTTCGAAGGCGGCGACGCCATGGCCTTGGTGTCGATGCCGTTCGTAGGCGTCAAGCGTCAACGGGCCCACGGCAACGCCATCGACGCGGCAAAGGCCGCGGGAGTGACCAAAATCGTGTACACCTCGCTGGTTAACGCCGCCGATCCCACGAATCCAAGCGTTGAGAAAAAGGACCACGCCTGGACGGAGCAGCACATCCAGGAGGCGGGTCTCGACTACATCTTCCTGCGCAACTCGCAGTATGCCGAGGCCATGATCACCAACTACTTCACCTATGTGCACACCGACGGCGTGCTCAAGAACAGTCAAGGCGACGGACTGATGGCCTACATCTCGCGCAAGGACTGCGCCAAGGCCGTAGCCTATGCATTATGCAATACCGATTTGCATCATGCCATTGAGAATATCAATGGTCCCGAGCTGATGACCATCGCCCAGTTCATCGAGATAGGCAACACCGCGACCGGCAACCATGTGGTCTACCAGGAGATCACCGACGAAGAGAACTATCAGGTGTTTGACGCGATGGGCGTGCCGCGCACCACGGATGGGGTGTTCCAGGAAGGCTCCGAGGCCCCGTTCTCATCCGATGGCATGGTCACCTTCGCGCAGGCCATCCGCGAAGGCAAAATGGACGTGTTCACGGACGATTTCAAGAAACTCACCGGAGACGATCCAATCACGGTGAAGTACATGTTCGAGCATGCGGACGAATTCCAAATCGGCGACCGCCACTCCAAAGACGCTTAG
- a CDS encoding YccF domain-containing protein — MRLLGNILWLVLGGLAIAFGWAVVALVLCVTIVGIPLGLQAFKMAALTLTPFGKTVAYGGGVGSTLANIVWVVLVGLWMAIGYVIAGAANCVTIIGIPFGIQSFKMAKLALWPFGAEIRNL; from the coding sequence ATGAGACTTTTGGGCAATATTCTATGGCTGGTTCTCGGCGGTTTGGCGATCGCGTTCGGATGGGCGGTGGTCGCTCTGGTGTTGTGCGTCACCATCGTCGGCATCCCGCTGGGTTTGCAGGCGTTCAAGATGGCGGCCCTGACGCTCACCCCGTTCGGCAAGACGGTGGCGTATGGCGGCGGGGTGGGATCCACGCTGGCCAACATTGTCTGGGTGGTGCTGGTCGGCTTGTGGATGGCCATCGGATATGTGATCGCCGGTGCGGCGAACTGCGTCACCATCATCGGCATTCCGTTCGGCATCCAGTCGTTCAAGATGGCGAAGCTGGCCCTCTGGCCGTTCGGCGCCGAAATCCGCAATCTGTGA